Proteins encoded together in one Microbacterium oxydans window:
- the zapE gene encoding cell division protein ZapE has translation MTDPTSRTGIVHLTERQPTVSGPEMLASLVPPPQFDTATFDSYRADPAYPSQEEAKETLMRFAGRGTPAKRGGLFSRAKKEPELKPGVYLDGGFGVGKTHLLASIYHAMPARRKYFGSFIEYTALVGALGYKNTVDLLKGADLLCIDEFELDDPGDTMVMTRLLGELVPTGTRLAATSNTPPNALGEGRFAAQDFLREIHAMSDSFQTLRIDGVDFRQRALDGHAVVLDEDSYGAAVEKAGAARAASDDRFDDLIRHLAQVHPSRYIRLIDGIGSVGLRDVRQLTDQSEALRFVAFVDRVYDAQIPILATGLGLDSVFSDEMLAGGYRKKYLRAISRLNALTHSA, from the coding sequence ATGACCGACCCGACCAGCCGCACGGGAATCGTGCACCTCACCGAGCGTCAGCCGACCGTCAGCGGACCCGAGATGCTGGCGAGCCTGGTGCCGCCGCCGCAGTTCGACACCGCGACCTTCGACAGCTACCGCGCCGACCCGGCCTACCCCTCGCAGGAGGAGGCGAAGGAGACGCTGATGCGCTTCGCCGGGCGCGGCACCCCCGCGAAGCGCGGCGGTCTGTTCAGTCGGGCCAAGAAGGAGCCGGAGCTCAAGCCGGGTGTCTACCTGGACGGCGGATTCGGCGTCGGGAAGACCCACCTGCTCGCGTCGATCTACCACGCGATGCCCGCCCGCCGGAAGTACTTCGGCTCGTTCATCGAGTACACGGCTCTCGTCGGCGCACTCGGCTACAAGAACACGGTCGACCTGCTCAAGGGCGCGGATCTGCTGTGCATCGACGAGTTCGAGCTCGACGACCCGGGCGACACGATGGTCATGACCCGCCTCCTGGGCGAGCTCGTGCCGACCGGCACCCGCCTCGCCGCGACCTCGAACACCCCGCCGAACGCTCTCGGTGAGGGGCGCTTCGCCGCGCAGGACTTCCTCCGCGAGATCCACGCCATGTCGGACAGCTTCCAGACGCTGCGCATCGACGGCGTCGACTTCCGGCAGCGCGCGCTCGACGGGCACGCGGTCGTCCTCGACGAGGACTCCTACGGCGCGGCGGTCGAGAAGGCCGGCGCCGCACGGGCCGCGTCCGACGACCGCTTCGACGACCTGATCCGCCACCTCGCGCAGGTGCACCCGTCGCGGTACATCCGACTCATCGACGGGATCGGCAGCGTCGGGCTCCGCGATGTGCGCCAGCTCACCGACCAGTCCGAGGCGCTGCGCTTCGTGGCGTTCGTCGACCGGGTGTACGACGCGCAGATCCCGATCCTCGCGACCGGACTCGGCCTGGACTCGGTGTTCTCCGACGAGATGCTGGCCGGCGGCTACCGCAAGAAGTACCTGCGCGCCATCTCCCGTCTCAACGCGCTGACGCATTCTGCGTAA
- a CDS encoding sulfurtransferase, producing the protein MAIEFDSSSPKFAEYAEPGRLVTTEWLAERLGAPGLVVVESDEDVLLYETGHIPGAVKVDWHTELNDPVVRDYVDGEGFAELLSRKGIERSDTVVIYGDKNNWWAAYALWVFSLFGHEDVRLLDGGRDRWIAEGRELTREATNRPATEYPVVERDDSIIRAYKEDVLAHIGNPLIDVRSPEEYSGERTTAPAYPEEGTLRAGHIPTAQSVPWAKAVAEDGGFRSRAELDAIYRDGAGLRDGDDVVAYCRIGERSSHTWFVLKHLLGFENVRNYDGSWTEWGSAVRVPIVTGSEPGTV; encoded by the coding sequence ATGGCCATCGAGTTCGATTCCTCCTCCCCCAAGTTCGCCGAGTACGCCGAACCGGGCCGCCTCGTCACCACCGAGTGGCTCGCCGAACGGCTGGGAGCACCGGGGCTCGTGGTCGTCGAATCCGATGAGGACGTGCTGCTCTACGAGACCGGCCACATCCCCGGCGCCGTGAAGGTCGACTGGCACACCGAGCTCAACGACCCGGTGGTGCGCGACTACGTCGACGGCGAGGGCTTCGCCGAGCTGCTCAGCCGCAAGGGCATCGAACGCTCGGACACGGTCGTCATCTACGGCGACAAGAACAACTGGTGGGCTGCCTACGCGCTCTGGGTGTTCTCGCTCTTCGGCCACGAGGACGTCCGTCTGCTCGACGGCGGTCGCGATCGCTGGATCGCCGAGGGCCGCGAGCTCACGCGCGAGGCGACGAACCGTCCCGCGACCGAGTACCCCGTCGTCGAGCGCGACGACTCGATCATCCGCGCCTACAAGGAGGACGTGCTCGCGCACATCGGCAACCCGCTGATCGACGTCCGCTCCCCCGAGGAGTACAGCGGTGAGCGCACCACGGCCCCCGCGTACCCCGAGGAGGGCACGCTGCGTGCCGGCCACATCCCGACCGCACAGAGCGTTCCGTGGGCGAAGGCCGTCGCCGAGGACGGCGGCTTCCGCAGCCGTGCCGAGCTCGATGCGATCTACCGCGACGGAGCCGGACTCCGCGACGGGGACGACGTCGTCGCCTACTGCCGCATCGGTGAGCGCTCGAGCCACACCTGGTTCGTGCTCAAGCACCTCCTCGGCTTCGAGAACGTGCGCAACTACGACGGTTCGTGGACCGAGTGGGGCAGCGCCGTGCGCGTGCCGATCGTCACCGGCTCCGAGCCGGGCACCGTCTGA
- a CDS encoding SufE family protein, giving the protein MSTSDVPDTLAEIRDGFLETPEADRLLLLLEFSDELPDVSDEVAAHPEAYERVAECQSPVYIHVEVDDGIVTMHATAPPEAPTTRGFASILVQGLTGLTADEVLAIPNDYPQSIGLTKAVSPLRIGGMTGMLMRAKNQVRQKR; this is encoded by the coding sequence ATGAGCACGAGCGACGTTCCTGACACCCTGGCCGAGATCCGCGACGGCTTCCTGGAGACCCCGGAGGCCGATCGGCTCCTGCTGCTGCTCGAGTTCTCCGACGAGCTTCCGGACGTCTCCGACGAGGTCGCCGCGCACCCGGAGGCCTACGAGCGCGTCGCGGAGTGCCAGTCGCCCGTCTACATCCATGTCGAGGTCGACGACGGCATCGTGACGATGCACGCGACCGCCCCGCCCGAGGCTCCGACGACCCGAGGTTTCGCGAGCATCCTGGTCCAGGGCCTCACCGGGCTCACGGCGGACGAGGTGCTCGCGATCCCGAACGACTATCCGCAGTCGATCGGTCTCACCAAGGCGGTGTCGCCCCTGCGCATCGGAGGCATGACCGGGATGCTGATGCGGGCGAAGAACCAGGTCAGGCAGAAGCGCTGA
- a CDS encoding alpha/beta hydrolase family protein: MKSLRHAVTLLVPALLAFGAAFALVVFAVARRVVTPMRRATDTEILAVDTGAQTIELQRTLDTELPGRYGLFTTGTYGYVKLGAVLSADGARVRRKLLTQIEPGSRVDRSASFSGYYYSSPSELHLRWENVLIGSPAGPCPAWYFPASSSTWVIQVHGRGATRAECLRAVPVLHAAGLPTLVVSYRNDGEAPRTRAGAYSLGASEWRDVDSAIAYALRHGAERVILMGWSMGGAVSLQAAVSSGHRDRIAGIILESPVVDWRTVLRFQARLAGVRAPLPELAMGALQRPLTARLSGADEPIPFDRLDMVARADELTAPILILHSDDDGFVPADSSHALQEARPDLVTMPKFTVARHTKLWNYDETGWSTAITEWLQEQGFSASA, encoded by the coding sequence ATGAAGAGTCTCAGGCACGCCGTTACGCTCCTTGTCCCTGCCCTGCTCGCTTTCGGAGCAGCGTTCGCTCTCGTGGTGTTCGCCGTCGCGCGACGCGTCGTCACGCCCATGCGTCGGGCCACCGACACCGAGATCCTGGCCGTCGACACGGGCGCCCAGACCATCGAGCTGCAGCGCACGCTCGACACCGAGCTTCCGGGCCGATACGGACTCTTCACGACCGGGACGTACGGCTACGTCAAGCTCGGCGCCGTGCTCAGTGCGGACGGCGCCCGCGTGCGCCGCAAGCTCCTGACGCAGATCGAGCCCGGCTCACGCGTCGATCGCTCAGCCTCGTTCAGCGGGTACTACTACTCCTCGCCGAGCGAGCTGCACCTGCGGTGGGAGAACGTGCTGATCGGCTCACCGGCCGGTCCCTGCCCCGCCTGGTACTTCCCGGCGTCGTCCTCCACCTGGGTCATCCAGGTGCACGGTCGCGGCGCGACCCGCGCGGAGTGCCTGCGCGCGGTGCCGGTGCTGCACGCCGCCGGACTGCCCACCCTCGTCGTGTCGTACCGCAACGACGGGGAGGCGCCGCGGACGAGGGCCGGCGCCTATTCGCTCGGGGCGTCGGAGTGGCGCGACGTCGACTCCGCTATCGCCTACGCCCTCCGTCACGGCGCCGAACGGGTCATCCTCATGGGCTGGTCGATGGGCGGCGCGGTGTCGCTGCAGGCCGCCGTCAGCTCGGGGCATCGTGATCGCATCGCCGGGATCATCCTGGAATCGCCCGTCGTCGACTGGCGCACGGTCCTGCGCTTCCAGGCGCGTCTGGCCGGCGTGCGTGCACCGCTGCCGGAACTCGCCATGGGGGCGCTGCAGCGACCGCTCACCGCGCGTCTCAGCGGTGCCGACGAGCCCATCCCGTTCGACCGTCTCGACATGGTCGCCCGTGCCGACGAGCTGACCGCACCGATCCTCATCCTGCACAGCGACGACGACGGGTTCGTGCCCGCGGACTCCTCCCATGCGCTGCAGGAGGCGCGGCCGGATCTCGTCACGATGCCGAAGTTCACCGTCGCGCGGCACACCAAGCTGTGGAACTACGACGAGACGGGCTGGAGCACCGCGATCACCGAGTGGCTGCAGGAGCAGGGCTTCAGCGCTTCTGCCTGA
- a CDS encoding DUF3000 domain-containing protein — MTAHPEAGTPFDSAVAELRETAFRDDITVREITTPQGLAPFAVALAADVRPDGDGDSVYGTGRFVLLHDPDAPDAWGGAWRIVLFAQAPLETEIGTDPLLADVTWSWLVDALDSRNAIYHSASGTSTKTLSKGFGGLAVEGDGAQIELRASWTPEGPFRPHVEAWAELVGMLAGLPPGSEGIAVIGARKAVRD; from the coding sequence GTGACCGCACACCCCGAGGCCGGGACGCCCTTCGACAGCGCCGTGGCCGAACTGCGTGAGACCGCGTTCCGTGACGACATCACGGTGCGTGAGATCACGACCCCGCAGGGCCTCGCTCCGTTCGCCGTCGCCCTCGCCGCGGACGTGCGCCCCGACGGCGACGGGGACTCCGTGTACGGCACCGGGCGCTTCGTCCTCCTGCACGATCCGGACGCGCCCGACGCCTGGGGCGGCGCATGGCGCATCGTGCTCTTCGCGCAGGCGCCCCTGGAGACGGAGATCGGCACCGACCCCCTCCTGGCGGACGTGACGTGGTCGTGGCTGGTCGACGCGCTGGACTCCCGGAACGCGATCTACCACTCCGCTTCGGGCACCTCGACGAAGACGCTGTCGAAGGGATTCGGCGGTCTCGCCGTCGAGGGCGACGGCGCCCAGATAGAATTGCGGGCGTCCTGGACTCCGGAGGGCCCGTTCCGACCGCACGTCGAAGCATGGGCCGAGCTGGTCGGAATGCTGGCGGGACTTCCGCCCGGCTCCGAGGGCATCGCCGTGATCGGCGCGCGAAAGGCTGTACGTGACTGA
- a CDS encoding HRDC domain-containing protein, whose protein sequence is MTEYSVISDAEEFRAACAVLAGGTGPVAVDVERASGFRYSQRAYLVQVFRRDAGVFLFDPPAIGAFAPLQDTIGDVEWVLHAASQDLPSLRELHLEPPVIFDTELASRLLGHERVGLGAVVEDTLGITLKKEHSASDWSTRPLPDSWLEYAALDVLHLIDVRDILVDELEEQGKTAFAAEEFAATLARAPKPPREDPWRRLSGLHQVRGARNLAVARSLWQAREAYARDQDVSPGRLVPDRSLVAAVMANPTSKQALAGIKEFQGRASRTQLDRWWQAIVDGRAAEELPRERVPSDTLPPPRAWADRNPEADARLKSARPVVEAVAEELGMPTENLLTPEYLRRVAWDLPGETPEDIAAALAALGARPWQIAQTAQKIAAAFVEAAQSPDTTPAPAS, encoded by the coding sequence GTGACTGAATACTCCGTGATCTCGGATGCTGAGGAGTTCCGCGCGGCCTGCGCCGTGCTCGCCGGGGGCACCGGCCCCGTCGCCGTGGACGTGGAGCGCGCGTCCGGCTTCCGCTACTCCCAGCGCGCCTACCTCGTGCAGGTGTTCCGCCGCGACGCCGGCGTCTTCCTCTTCGACCCCCCGGCGATCGGTGCCTTCGCGCCGCTCCAGGACACGATCGGCGATGTCGAGTGGGTGCTCCACGCCGCGAGTCAGGACCTCCCGTCCCTGCGCGAGCTGCACCTCGAGCCGCCGGTGATCTTCGACACCGAGCTCGCGTCCCGCCTGCTCGGCCACGAGCGGGTCGGTCTCGGCGCCGTCGTCGAGGACACCCTCGGCATCACGCTCAAGAAGGAGCACTCCGCGTCGGACTGGTCGACGCGTCCGCTCCCGGACTCGTGGCTCGAGTACGCCGCACTCGACGTGCTCCACCTCATCGACGTCCGCGACATCCTCGTGGACGAGCTGGAGGAGCAGGGCAAGACCGCCTTCGCGGCCGAGGAGTTCGCGGCCACGCTCGCCCGCGCACCCAAGCCCCCACGGGAGGATCCGTGGCGTCGGCTGAGCGGGCTGCACCAGGTGCGCGGGGCGCGCAACCTCGCCGTCGCCCGCTCGCTGTGGCAGGCGCGCGAGGCCTACGCCCGCGACCAGGACGTCTCGCCCGGGCGTCTCGTCCCCGACCGCTCCCTGGTGGCCGCGGTCATGGCGAACCCGACGTCGAAGCAGGCGCTGGCCGGCATCAAGGAGTTCCAGGGCCGCGCGAGCCGCACGCAGCTCGACCGCTGGTGGCAGGCGATCGTCGACGGCCGCGCCGCCGAGGAGCTTCCTCGCGAACGCGTCCCCAGCGACACGCTTCCTCCGCCCCGCGCCTGGGCCGACCGGAACCCCGAGGCGGATGCACGACTGAAGTCGGCCCGTCCCGTGGTCGAGGCCGTCGCCGAGGAACTGGGCATGCCGACCGAGAACCTCCTCACTCCCGAATACCTCCGTCGCGTCGCCTGGGATCTGCCGGGCGAGACGCCGGAGGACATCGCCGCCGCGCTTGCCGCGCTGGGTGCTCGTCCCTGGCAGATTGCACAGACCGCACAGAAGATCGCGGCCGCCTTTGTAGAGGCGGCGCAATCGCCCGACACCACCCCCGCACCCGCTTCGTAG
- a CDS encoding thiolase family protein, translating into MAEISDVFFVDGVRTPFGRAGEKGMYWNTRADDLAVKATIGLMERNAAVPADRIDDVAIAATSQTGDQGLTLGRSVAILAGLPQTVPGLAVERMCAGAMTSVTTMGASIGVGMYDFALAGGVEHMGHHPIGANADPNPRFVAEKMVDPGALNMGVTAERIFDRFPHLTKERSDRFGMLSQHKVQAAYDAGKIQPDLVSVATKGADGAWGLATEDEGRRPQTTMEDLAALKTPFRPHGRVTAGTSSPLTDGATMSLLAGGGAVKEFGLAPKMRMVSFAFAGVQPEIMGIGPIPSTEKALKKAGLTIADIGLFELNEAFAIQVISLLDHFGIADDDPRVNQWGGAIALGHPLAASGVRLMIQLAAQFAERPDVRYGLTAMCVGLGQGGSVIWENPHYDGKKKK; encoded by the coding sequence GTGGCCGAGATCTCGGACGTCTTCTTCGTCGATGGAGTACGCACGCCTTTCGGGCGTGCCGGCGAAAAGGGCATGTACTGGAACACCCGCGCTGATGACCTCGCCGTCAAGGCGACCATCGGCCTGATGGAGCGGAACGCGGCCGTCCCGGCCGACCGCATCGACGACGTGGCGATCGCCGCGACGAGCCAGACCGGCGACCAGGGGCTGACGCTCGGCCGCTCGGTGGCGATCCTCGCCGGCCTCCCGCAGACCGTGCCCGGCCTCGCCGTCGAGCGCATGTGCGCCGGCGCGATGACGAGCGTCACCACCATGGGCGCCTCGATCGGCGTCGGCATGTACGACTTCGCCCTCGCCGGCGGCGTCGAGCACATGGGACACCACCCGATCGGCGCCAACGCCGACCCGAACCCGCGATTCGTCGCCGAGAAGATGGTCGACCCCGGCGCGCTCAACATGGGCGTCACAGCCGAGCGCATCTTCGATCGCTTCCCGCACCTCACCAAGGAGCGGTCCGACCGCTTCGGCATGCTGAGCCAGCACAAGGTGCAGGCGGCGTACGACGCCGGCAAGATCCAGCCCGACCTCGTATCGGTCGCCACCAAGGGCGCCGACGGCGCCTGGGGTCTCGCCACCGAGGACGAGGGCCGTCGCCCGCAGACCACGATGGAGGACCTCGCGGCTCTCAAGACGCCGTTCCGTCCGCACGGCCGCGTCACCGCCGGGACCTCCTCCCCCCTCACCGATGGCGCGACGATGTCGCTGCTCGCCGGCGGCGGGGCCGTGAAGGAGTTCGGCCTCGCGCCGAAGATGCGCATGGTGTCGTTCGCCTTCGCCGGTGTGCAGCCGGAGATCATGGGCATCGGCCCGATCCCGTCGACCGAGAAGGCCCTCAAGAAGGCCGGTCTCACGATCGCCGACATCGGACTGTTCGAGCTGAACGAGGCGTTCGCCATCCAGGTGATCTCGCTGCTCGATCACTTCGGCATCGCCGACGACGACCCCCGCGTCAACCAGTGGGGCGGCGCGATCGCGCTCGGCCACCCGCTCGCCGCGTCCGGCGTGCGTCTGATGATCCAGCTCGCCGCGCAGTTCGCTGAGCGCCCCGACGTCCGCTACGGCCTGACCGCCATGTGCGTCGGACTCGGCCAGGGCGGGTCGGTCATCTGGGAGAACCCGCACTACGACGGCAAGAAGAAGAAGTGA
- a CDS encoding 3-hydroxyacyl-CoA dehydrogenase NAD-binding domain-containing protein: MTNYDDIDFSPIQALTEGEVITQSPVRDIRLASGRVLALITLDNGRDHTRPNTLGPATLTQLGETLDGLKARAAAGEIQAVGITGKQYILAAGADLSDISKVGSRDNARLIAQLGHKVLGKLGDLGVPSFAFVNGLALGGGLEIALNSSYRTVDSSAAAVALPEVFLGIIPGWGGAYLLPNLIGIENALEVVISNPLKQNRMLKPQQAFDLGIFDAIFPAANYLENSLAWADAVLGGKKVERKNEPGKIERLTKWPIAIKMARGMLESKIGTMPKSPYAALELLDKAKSGTKAEGFAREDEALAELVTGDQFAASMYAFDLVQKRAKRPVGAPDKELAKKVTKVGIIGAGLMASQFALLFVRKLQVPVLITDLDQARVDKGVAYIHEEIGKLEAKGRLDSDSANKLRALVTGTTDKSLYADCDFVIEAVFEEVGVKQQVFGEIEKIIAEDAILATNTSSLSVEEIGSKLAHPERLVGFHFFNPVAVMPLIEIVKTPATADAALSTAFVVAKNLGKNAVLTADAPGFVVNRLLAKVMGEAARAVYEGTPIADVEKAFGPLGLPMGPFQLIDLVGWKVAAHVQDTMVHAFPERFYANENFHALAELDAVVEKDKGGRVVGWSKQAEKVLKPAVGKTPATAATILQRVQDGLAQEIKLMLDEGVVPEVEDIDLCLILGAGWPFIDGGASPYLDREGASERAFGGSFHTPQIRGVESR; the protein is encoded by the coding sequence GTGACGAACTACGACGACATCGACTTCTCCCCCATCCAGGCGCTCACCGAGGGCGAGGTCATCACGCAGTCGCCCGTGCGCGACATCCGCCTCGCCTCAGGCAGGGTCCTCGCCCTGATCACGCTCGACAACGGTCGTGACCACACGCGTCCGAACACGCTCGGGCCGGCGACGCTGACTCAGCTCGGCGAGACGCTCGACGGGCTCAAGGCACGGGCGGCCGCCGGTGAGATCCAAGCCGTCGGCATCACCGGCAAGCAGTACATCCTCGCCGCCGGCGCCGATCTCTCCGACATCAGCAAGGTCGGCTCGCGCGACAACGCACGCCTGATCGCGCAGCTCGGCCACAAGGTGCTCGGCAAGCTCGGCGACCTCGGTGTGCCGTCGTTCGCCTTCGTGAACGGCCTCGCCCTCGGTGGAGGCCTGGAGATCGCGCTGAACTCCAGCTACCGCACGGTCGACTCCTCCGCCGCCGCGGTCGCCCTGCCCGAGGTCTTCCTCGGCATCATCCCGGGCTGGGGAGGCGCGTACCTGCTGCCGAACCTGATCGGCATCGAGAACGCCCTCGAGGTGGTCATCTCGAACCCGCTCAAGCAGAACCGGATGCTGAAGCCGCAACAGGCGTTCGACCTCGGCATCTTCGACGCGATCTTCCCGGCCGCGAACTACCTCGAGAACTCGCTGGCGTGGGCCGACGCGGTGCTCGGCGGTAAAAAGGTCGAGCGCAAGAACGAGCCGGGCAAGATCGAGCGCCTCACCAAGTGGCCGATCGCCATCAAGATGGCGCGCGGCATGCTCGAGTCGAAGATCGGCACGATGCCGAAGTCGCCGTACGCGGCGCTCGAGCTGCTCGACAAGGCGAAGAGCGGGACCAAGGCGGAGGGCTTCGCCCGCGAGGACGAGGCCCTGGCGGAGCTCGTCACGGGTGACCAGTTCGCCGCGTCGATGTACGCGTTCGATCTGGTGCAGAAGCGGGCCAAGCGACCTGTCGGCGCACCCGACAAGGAGCTCGCGAAGAAGGTCACGAAGGTCGGCATCATCGGCGCAGGGCTCATGGCGAGCCAGTTCGCCCTCCTCTTCGTGCGCAAGCTCCAGGTGCCCGTGCTCATCACCGACCTGGACCAGGCGCGCGTCGACAAGGGCGTCGCCTACATCCACGAGGAGATCGGCAAGCTCGAGGCCAAGGGCCGTCTGGACTCCGACTCGGCGAACAAGCTCCGTGCGCTCGTCACCGGCACGACCGACAAGAGCCTCTACGCGGACTGCGACTTCGTGATCGAGGCCGTGTTCGAAGAGGTCGGCGTCAAGCAGCAGGTGTTCGGCGAGATCGAGAAGATCATCGCCGAGGACGCGATCCTCGCGACGAACACCTCGTCGCTCTCGGTCGAGGAGATCGGGTCGAAGCTCGCCCACCCCGAGCGACTGGTCGGATTCCACTTCTTCAACCCGGTCGCGGTGATGCCGCTGATCGAGATCGTGAAGACGCCGGCCACCGCCGATGCCGCGCTCTCGACGGCCTTCGTCGTCGCGAAGAACCTGGGCAAGAACGCGGTGCTCACCGCCGACGCCCCCGGGTTCGTCGTGAACCGTCTGCTCGCGAAGGTCATGGGCGAGGCCGCCCGCGCGGTCTACGAGGGCACGCCGATCGCCGACGTGGAGAAGGCCTTCGGCCCGCTCGGTCTGCCGATGGGACCGTTCCAGCTGATCGACCTGGTCGGCTGGAAGGTTGCGGCGCACGTGCAGGACACGATGGTGCACGCCTTCCCCGAGCGGTTCTACGCCAACGAGAACTTCCACGCTCTGGCCGAGCTCGACGCGGTCGTGGAGAAGGATAAGGGCGGACGCGTCGTCGGCTGGAGCAAGCAGGCGGAGAAGGTGCTCAAGCCCGCTGTGGGCAAGACGCCGGCAACGGCTGCGACGATCCTCCAGCGCGTGCAGGACGGTCTGGCTCAGGAGATCAAGCTGATGCTCGATGAGGGGGTCGTGCCCGAGGTCGAGGACATCGACCTGTGCCTCATCCTCGGCGCCGGCTGGCCGTTCATCGACGGCGGGGCCTCGCCCTACCTCGACCGTGAGGGTGCGTCCGAGCGCGCATTCGGCGGCTCGTTCCACACCCCGCAGATCCGCGGTGTCGAGAGCCGCTGA
- a CDS encoding GMC oxidoreductase: MTDFDEDVVIVGSGFGGSVAALRLAEKGYRVRVYESGRRFEDDDFAKTSWNVRRYLWAPALGCHGVQRIHRLPHVMILAGAGVGGGSLNYANTLYQPGTAFFEDPQWQGIAEWESELAPHYATAKRMLGVVEHYPHTGPVERIMAGAADDLGVGSTFRHAPVGVWFGRPGERTPDPFFGGEGPDRTGCTLCGNCMVGCRVGAKNTLMKNYLALAERRGVAIEALRTVTEVRELSGGGFAVTTQRSGAWFRHARRTVTARQVVLAAGTWGTQQLLHRMKQSGSLPRISASVGRLTRTNSEALDGAVATSVPESLQLARGVAITTSFHIDDRTHVENVRYGPGSNLMGALATVLVPGDRPLGVRLRSLVAQVLRSPLRQFRLGSLRRWSERGIIALVMQTADNSLTLSLRPRFGRLVMTSAQGHGEPNPSYLPQAHTAAAAIAARVEADGGVPAAARGSWPEVFGIPLTAHFLGGAVISASPADGVIDAYHRVWGHPGLHVVDGAAVPANPGVNPSLTITALAERALSYWPRRGEDDGRPAQSAS, translated from the coding sequence ATGACTGATTTCGACGAGGACGTCGTGATCGTGGGTTCCGGCTTCGGAGGTTCCGTGGCGGCTCTGCGGCTGGCGGAGAAAGGCTACCGTGTGCGCGTCTACGAGTCGGGTCGGCGCTTCGAGGACGACGACTTCGCGAAGACCAGCTGGAATGTCCGCCGGTACCTGTGGGCACCGGCGCTCGGCTGCCATGGCGTGCAGCGCATCCACCGGCTGCCGCACGTGATGATCCTGGCGGGTGCCGGTGTGGGCGGCGGATCGCTCAACTACGCGAACACGCTGTACCAGCCGGGGACGGCGTTCTTCGAGGACCCGCAGTGGCAGGGCATCGCGGAGTGGGAGTCCGAGCTGGCACCGCACTATGCCACGGCGAAGCGGATGCTCGGCGTCGTCGAGCACTATCCGCACACGGGACCCGTGGAGCGGATCATGGCCGGCGCCGCGGACGACCTCGGTGTCGGCTCGACGTTCCGGCACGCGCCGGTCGGGGTCTGGTTCGGGAGACCGGGGGAGCGCACGCCGGATCCGTTCTTCGGCGGTGAGGGCCCCGATCGCACCGGCTGCACCCTCTGCGGCAACTGCATGGTGGGCTGTCGCGTCGGCGCGAAGAACACGCTCATGAAGAACTACCTGGCTCTCGCGGAGCGCCGAGGGGTCGCGATCGAGGCACTGCGCACGGTGACCGAGGTGCGGGAGCTTTCCGGCGGTGGGTTCGCGGTGACGACGCAGCGCAGCGGGGCGTGGTTCCGGCACGCGCGGAGGACCGTGACCGCGCGGCAGGTGGTCCTGGCGGCCGGCACCTGGGGCACGCAGCAGCTGCTGCACCGGATGAAGCAGTCCGGGTCATTGCCGCGGATCTCGGCGTCCGTCGGCCGTCTCACGCGCACCAACTCCGAGGCGTTGGACGGCGCGGTCGCCACGAGCGTCCCGGAGTCGCTCCAGCTCGCCCGGGGCGTGGCGATCACGACCTCGTTCCACATCGACGACCGCACGCACGTAGAGAACGTCCGCTATGGCCCGGGATCGAACCTGATGGGTGCGCTGGCGACCGTCCTCGTCCCCGGCGACCGACCGCTCGGGGTGCGTCTGCGCAGCCTCGTCGCGCAGGTGCTCCGCTCCCCGCTGCGACAGTTCCGACTGGGCAGCCTCCGTCGCTGGAGCGAGCGCGGGATCATCGCGCTGGTGATGCAGACGGCGGACAACTCGCTCACCCTCTCGCTGCGCCCTCGCTTCGGTCGGCTCGTGATGACGAGCGCGCAGGGACACGGCGAGCCGAACCCCAGCTATCTGCCCCAGGCCCACACGGCGGCGGCGGCGATCGCCGCGCGGGTCGAGGCCGACGGCGGGGTGCCCGCGGCCGCACGCGGATCCTGGCCGGAGGTGTTCGGCATCCCGCTCACCGCGCACTTCCTCGGCGGCGCCGTGATCTCGGCGTCACCCGCGGACGGTGTCATCGACGCGTACCACCGGGTCTGGGGGCACCCCGGCCTGCACGTCGTCGACGGTGCGGCGGTGCCCGCGAATCCCGGCGTGAACCCCTCGCTCACGATCACCGCACTCGCAGAGCGGGCGCTGTCGTACTGGCCTCGACGCGGTGAGGACGATGGTCGACCGGCTCAGTCCGCGAGCTGA